In one window of Candidatus Zixiibacteriota bacterium DNA:
- the lptD gene encoding LPS assembly protein LptD — protein sequence MPRFLTLIFFLLPFAAQSQTEQPLILEHSDIFEIIRGAERDTIYISGNVRFRHQGGKLEADSAIWVKGEIIILNGNVTIQDTVYQLQADRVRFYVRENLVYASGKKVIITSFADSIQAIGTNAYYSRDSALFRMLQRPTVFLNYPDSARLVQVDADRVAFDANSRIAYADGDVVITQEDTESRSGRAIMYGEENLLLLLDKPTATRRDSRLNGDTLVIFSSREALNRIHVEGNATGNFNEPSGSDSTLIDNSELKAKEIDFYFRQGEIDSIIAAGQAYSFYAPASIDSAEVVKNAVSGDTIKLFIDQRRLTTVQVVGGAEGDYYSGRFKSSDSGRVFVEDTIHYLSSIIDYSITDSTIKLTEAAQVGSKNMSLTAQRIWYNVSRDVVTAFDDSTANDSGMTYIPVVLNDGKEELLGSYLEYSLKSDRGMIWQSRSEYQEAYYRGRELFREKKDVYYVENGTYTSCDQEVPHFHFQSHRMKMIQDDRIIARPVVFYIEQMPLLIVPYYVFSIKPGRHSGFLPFRIGNFERGAGSITNVGYYWAASEYWDAQASLDYYEDFGFKYQAALRYNVRYKFDGQLSGSYATDSYWSQLREIRNKRWSVSYNHSQTFSPTFNLRANGTFLSDKRYYTDFSTDLSERLNRDLRSQISLSKQWSGASLSAQFLHSVALDREVRTDELPNATLSIPSRSLFGGKARASAADEGRKWYQNIYFGYGLNFRNYSTRATDTTGFRSRREFMTVNHSPSLSIAPVAILKYFKFGPSFRYQETWYKIFETDQSQEAGIATDQFYRRYSYGASLTGSTDIYGTVYPRLFGLEGL from the coding sequence ACACTATCTATATTTCCGGTAATGTTCGCTTTCGTCATCAGGGAGGAAAACTGGAAGCCGATTCGGCAATCTGGGTTAAGGGGGAGATAATAATTCTGAACGGCAATGTGACTATCCAGGACACAGTTTATCAATTGCAGGCTGACCGGGTGCGGTTCTATGTCCGCGAAAATCTGGTCTACGCCTCCGGCAAGAAAGTAATAATAACCTCATTTGCGGATTCAATTCAGGCTATCGGGACTAATGCCTATTACAGCCGCGATTCCGCGCTGTTTCGCATGCTGCAGAGACCGACTGTGTTTCTCAATTATCCTGATTCGGCTCGGCTGGTTCAGGTCGATGCCGACCGGGTGGCATTTGACGCGAACTCCCGGATTGCTTATGCCGACGGTGACGTTGTCATTACACAGGAAGATACCGAATCGCGGTCGGGGCGTGCCATAATGTACGGCGAGGAGAATCTGCTTCTGCTCCTGGATAAGCCCACGGCAACCCGGCGGGATTCACGCCTGAATGGGGATACCCTGGTTATCTTCTCCAGCAGAGAAGCGCTCAACCGGATTCATGTCGAGGGGAATGCCACCGGCAATTTCAATGAGCCCTCTGGTTCCGATTCAACGCTGATAGACAACTCGGAGTTGAAAGCGAAAGAGATTGATTTTTATTTCAGGCAGGGGGAGATTGACAGCATCATCGCCGCCGGGCAGGCTTATTCATTCTATGCGCCGGCCAGTATCGACAGCGCTGAAGTAGTCAAGAATGCTGTCTCTGGTGATACCATTAAGTTGTTCATTGACCAACGGCGGCTTACGACGGTGCAGGTGGTCGGCGGCGCCGAAGGAGACTACTACAGCGGTCGTTTCAAATCGTCCGATTCCGGAAGGGTCTTCGTTGAGGATACCATTCACTATCTTTCCAGTATCATTGATTACTCTATAACCGACTCTACTATAAAATTAACCGAGGCGGCGCAGGTCGGCAGTAAGAATATGTCATTGACGGCACAAAGGATTTGGTACAATGTCTCCCGTGACGTTGTCACGGCTTTTGATGATTCGACGGCAAACGATTCCGGCATGACCTATATCCCGGTTGTGCTCAATGACGGCAAAGAGGAATTGCTCGGGTCGTATCTGGAATATTCGCTTAAGTCGGACCGGGGAATGATCTGGCAATCCCGCTCGGAATATCAGGAGGCGTACTACCGGGGCAGGGAGCTGTTTCGAGAAAAAAAGGATGTCTATTATGTCGAAAACGGGACCTATACCAGTTGCGACCAGGAAGTGCCGCACTTTCATTTTCAGTCGCACAGAATGAAGATGATTCAGGATGACCGGATAATTGCGCGTCCGGTGGTATTTTATATCGAGCAGATGCCGCTGTTGATAGTGCCGTATTATGTTTTTTCCATCAAACCGGGAAGGCATTCGGGATTCCTTCCATTTAGAATCGGTAATTTTGAGCGGGGGGCCGGTTCGATAACCAATGTCGGCTATTACTGGGCTGCGTCGGAATACTGGGATGCCCAGGCATCGCTGGATTACTACGAGGATTTTGGATTCAAATATCAGGCGGCGCTTCGTTATAACGTCCGGTACAAATTCGATGGCCAACTGTCCGGTTCCTATGCGACCGATTCCTACTGGTCGCAGTTGCGGGAAATCAGAAACAAACGTTGGTCGGTATCCTACAATCACTCGCAGACATTCTCGCCGACGTTTAATTTAAGGGCGAACGGCACCTTTCTTTCAGATAAGCGGTATTATACGGACTTTTCGACCGACCTGAGCGAACGGCTGAACCGTGATTTGCGCAGCCAGATTTCCTTATCCAAGCAGTGGTCGGGGGCGTCATTAAGCGCGCAGTTCCTTCATTCCGTGGCGCTGGACCGGGAAGTTCGCACTGATGAACTTCCCAATGCGACCCTCTCGATTCCATCGCGGTCGCTTTTCGGCGGCAAAGCGCGTGCGAGCGCGGCGGATGAAGGGCGCAAATGGTACCAGAATATCTATTTCGGATACGGCTTGAATTTCCGCAATTACAGCACCCGCGCCACCGACACGACCGGATTCCGGAGCCGGCGGGAGTTCATGACTGTAAATCACTCTCCGAGTCTCTCAATTGCTCCGGTCGCAATCCTGAAATATTTCAAGTTCGGGCCATCCTTTCGTTATCAGGAGACCTGGTATAAGATATTTGAGACCGACCAGAGCCAGGAAGCGGGAATCGCTACCGACCAGTTTTACCGGCGGTACTCTTATGGGGCGTCGCTGACTGGTTCGACCGATATATACGGAACAGTTTACCCCCGGTTATTCGGATTGGAAGGGCTGC